A region from the Brachyspira hampsonii genome encodes:
- a CDS encoding adenylate kinase — MLNIIFIGAPGVGKGTQSALIEKEYHISHIATGDMLRDNIANGTELGKTAKSYMDKGELVPDSLVIDMLKDRIKKDDCKNGFMLDGFPRTIEQAKELSNILESLNYKISAVIDIYVSEEVIIDRLLKRGRADDNEETIKNRLKVFENQSKPVLEYYKDKAKIIKIESIGTPEEVYAKIKKELDVL, encoded by the coding sequence ATGCTTAATATAATTTTTATAGGAGCTCCCGGAGTTGGAAAGGGAACTCAATCTGCCTTAATAGAAAAAGAATATCATATATCACATATTGCCACAGGGGATATGTTAAGAGATAATATTGCAAATGGTACTGAATTAGGAAAAACAGCTAAATCATATATGGATAAAGGGGAATTGGTACCTGATAGTTTAGTAATTGATATGCTTAAAGACAGAATAAAAAAAGATGACTGTAAAAACGGATTTATGCTTGACGGATTCCCTAGAACTATAGAACAAGCTAAAGAATTGTCAAATATATTAGAAAGTCTTAACTATAAAATATCTGCTGTAATAGATATATATGTTTCAGAAGAAGTAATCATAGACAGACTATTGAAAAGAGGCCGTGCTGATGATAATGAAGAAACAATTAAAAATAGGTTAAAAGTGTTTGAAAATCAGAGCAAGCCTGTATTAGAGTATTATAAAGATAAAGCAAAAATAATAAAAATAGAAAGTATAGGCACTCCTGAAGAAGTGTATGCTAAAATAAAAAAAGAATTAGATGTATTATAA
- a CDS encoding PEGA domain-containing protein, translating to MHIKKIITLIIAAILLYIPLYPFGGKPITIEKVKPYYTTKENVKIDVFIYTNLGDNTNYNYLCFAVADAVANQIEYNKTLRLQSETNYTITPVDFERAYDYKVFQFTNITYTSRNEGSNIAIITNYETTTYTNWGDVRSNVQLITPETEGFFLETNEMIFEHNGSNVILKGTNDFIQKVDIGKTYYEYFGDDIKKYIFTRDSDIAVFGSVKYDRPNINIVTYIAYIKDRKITSYSITIPEAKIDEQIPNYALDIANRISYIDKTGVIAIDVSPEDAFVYVDDVLIGKSGQTLYVPALTTNNHRFTIKKEYYETIDTMLSFEKPNENILLNFKLKELSKRARVQINIPGEEESSVIINGIKETPTNVINRYFGFGTYSIKITNTNYIDYYGTFTVNSTNSLVLTPNMKKYHEPTLADRIFKNYERNTKIFLGLTIASAIFTVGTYIYAGEVLDSTMVNYYNQYKNEVNRPPVNLNNYNTAMNIYIAGMVITGAFALTAGVYYMLWINESNFAVEELSFNADYSGVNFMYAWRW from the coding sequence ATGCATATAAAAAAAATTATAACATTAATAATCGCAGCTATTTTACTATATATTCCACTATATCCTTTCGGCGGAAAACCCATTACAATAGAAAAAGTGAAACCTTACTATACTACTAAAGAAAATGTAAAAATAGATGTATTTATATATACTAATTTAGGGGATAATACAAATTATAACTATTTATGTTTTGCAGTAGCTGATGCAGTTGCAAATCAAATAGAATACAATAAAACATTAAGACTTCAGTCAGAAACTAATTATACAATTACACCTGTAGATTTTGAAAGAGCCTACGATTACAAAGTATTTCAATTTACAAACATAACTTATACCAGCCGAAATGAAGGAAGCAATATAGCTATTATTACAAATTATGAAACTACAACTTATACTAATTGGGGAGATGTCAGAAGCAATGTTCAATTAATCACACCTGAAACTGAAGGCTTTTTCCTAGAAACTAATGAAATGATATTTGAACATAATGGAAGCAATGTAATATTAAAAGGCACCAATGATTTTATTCAAAAAGTAGATATAGGTAAAACTTATTATGAATATTTCGGAGATGATATAAAAAAATATATATTTACAAGAGATTCTGATATAGCTGTATTCGGATCGGTAAAATACGATAGACCAAATATAAATATTGTAACATACATAGCATATATTAAGGATAGAAAAATAACATCCTATTCTATAACAATACCGGAGGCAAAAATTGATGAGCAAATACCTAATTATGCCTTAGATATAGCCAATAGAATAAGTTATATTGATAAAACAGGAGTTATAGCAATAGATGTAAGTCCGGAAGATGCTTTTGTATATGTTGATGATGTATTGATAGGAAAAAGCGGACAAACATTATATGTGCCGGCATTAACAACTAATAATCATAGATTCACAATAAAAAAAGAATATTATGAAACTATAGATACTATGCTTTCATTTGAAAAACCTAATGAAAACATACTTCTTAATTTCAAATTAAAAGAATTAAGTAAAAGAGCAAGGGTACAGATAAATATACCCGGAGAAGAAGAAAGTTCTGTAATTATTAATGGAATAAAAGAAACACCTACTAATGTAATAAATAGATATTTCGGTTTCGGAACATATTCTATAAAAATAACAAACACAAATTACATAGATTATTATGGAACATTTACGGTAAATAGTACTAATTCTCTAGTTCTTACACCTAATATGAAAAAATATCATGAGCCTACTTTGGCGGATAGAATATTTAAAAATTATGAAAGAAATACAAAAATATTTTTAGGACTGACTATAGCAAGTGCAATATTCACCGTTGGAACATATATATATGCCGGAGAAGTATTAGATTCTACTATGGTTAATTATTATAATCAATATAAAAACGAAGTTAATAGACCGCCTGTAAATTTAAATAATTATAATACTGCTATGAATATATATATAGCCGGAATGGTAATAACAGGGGCTTTTGCTTTAACTGCCGGAGTATATTATATGCTTTGGATAAATGAGAGTAATTTTGCCGTTGAGGAACTTTCATTTAATGCTGATTACAGCGGAGTTAATTTTATGTATGCATGGCGGTGGTAG
- a CDS encoding GldG family protein: MTKKKDRIITFSLIVVIIILINAIANQFTPMIDLTKDKVYSLSKESKNLVKNLKEPMSVKFFVTPNLPPPFSTYEKYIKDLFEGYKAAGGKNISFEVIDASKHSDLANQYRINPTQISVLEKDQTQTKVAYMGLSFIYGDSIETIPFVQSTEGLEYNIDTTIRKMMDKNDRLARLENNLNVYYVSSKEIYDLLPIGAFELIPDSIMKAVADANIDLMNKVRFINVDMSNPSPENEELLKKLNVKKIEWDDIKDPNGNIVANKGSAYFSLVLENGDDIRQLSTSYILYGAFDEIKNEISKNIDSMLGLKATIGYVQGHEEANYITIPPQFGGNPNDAYDSVSEYVSEIQGNYNFEAVDIALNDIPSSIDALIIAGSKTAFSDYELYKLDQFIMRGKPVLFMLNGVQINQDDPAAQMYGPKLIPVTNRLNEILNNYGFTVAENMIFDDNAYKAQLQQGMPEQKMYYIPLIASENINAKNDITKSINLLLTPISSEIITNTNNTDIKITPLIYTSDKSWVETENFASSMTGMPQDSSRLSKRLLAASFEGKMNSAFAGKDIPSSTNAQNNINSGINRINSTTSGRVIVVGSYEMAKNSAYTANKIFLMNLVDYMAGDSGLMSIRRKGAVFNPPYQVPETVKLFVRVINIVMLPAAVIVFGLMLWSSDKKRRQKIFEKFNSKSE, translated from the coding sequence ATGACAAAGAAAAAAGACAGAATAATAACATTTTCATTAATAGTTGTAATTATAATATTAATAAATGCAATAGCGAATCAATTTACTCCAATGATAGATTTAACCAAAGACAAAGTTTATTCTTTGAGTAAAGAAAGTAAAAATTTAGTTAAAAATTTAAAAGAGCCTATGAGTGTAAAATTTTTTGTTACACCCAATTTACCGCCGCCATTTTCTACCTATGAAAAGTATATAAAAGATTTATTTGAAGGATATAAAGCAGCAGGCGGAAAAAATATTAGCTTTGAAGTGATAGATGCATCAAAACATTCAGATTTAGCCAATCAGTACAGAATAAACCCTACTCAAATAAGCGTATTAGAAAAAGATCAAACTCAAACTAAAGTGGCATATATGGGACTTTCTTTCATATATGGGGATTCCATAGAAACAATACCATTCGTACAATCCACTGAAGGTTTGGAATACAATATAGATACAACAATAAGAAAAATGATGGATAAAAATGACAGATTAGCAAGATTAGAAAATAATTTGAATGTTTATTATGTATCATCAAAAGAGATATACGATCTTCTTCCTATAGGGGCATTTGAACTTATACCAGACTCTATTATGAAGGCTGTTGCTGATGCTAATATAGATTTAATGAATAAAGTAAGATTTATAAATGTAGATATGTCCAACCCTAGCCCTGAAAATGAAGAATTATTAAAAAAACTTAATGTTAAAAAAATAGAATGGGACGATATAAAAGATCCTAATGGAAATATAGTGGCAAATAAAGGGAGTGCTTATTTTTCATTAGTTTTAGAAAATGGAGATGATATAAGACAGCTTTCAACATCATACATATTGTATGGAGCTTTCGATGAAATAAAAAATGAAATTTCAAAAAATATAGACAGTATGCTTGGACTTAAAGCAACTATAGGATATGTACAAGGACATGAAGAAGCTAATTATATAACAATACCGCCTCAATTCGGAGGAAATCCTAATGATGCTTATGATAGTGTAAGTGAGTATGTATCAGAAATACAAGGGAATTATAATTTTGAAGCTGTTGATATCGCATTGAATGATATACCTTCTAGTATAGATGCATTGATTATAGCAGGAAGTAAAACTGCATTCAGCGATTATGAATTATATAAATTGGATCAGTTTATTATGAGAGGAAAGCCTGTATTATTTATGCTAAACGGTGTACAAATAAATCAAGATGATCCGGCTGCTCAGATGTACGGTCCTAAACTTATACCTGTTACAAACAGACTTAATGAAATACTTAATAATTACGGATTTACTGTAGCAGAAAATATGATATTTGATGATAATGCATATAAGGCTCAATTACAGCAAGGTATGCCGGAACAAAAAATGTATTATATACCTTTGATAGCTTCTGAAAATATAAATGCCAAAAATGATATAACTAAGAGTATTAATCTTCTCCTTACACCGATATCATCAGAAATTATAACAAATACAAATAATACAGATATAAAAATAACACCTCTGATTTATACTAGTGATAAAAGCTGGGTTGAAACAGAAAACTTTGCATCTTCTATGACAGGAATGCCTCAGGATTCAAGCAGATTATCAAAAAGACTTTTAGCAGCTTCTTTTGAAGGAAAAATGAATAGTGCATTTGCTGGAAAAGATATACCTTCTTCAACAAATGCTCAAAATAATATTAACAGCGGTATAAACAGAATAAACTCTACTACAAGCGGAAGAGTTATAGTTGTTGGTTCTTATGAAATGGCTAAAAACAGTGCTTATACTGCTAATAAAATATTCCTAATGAATTTAGTTGATTATATGGCAGGAGACAGCGGACTAATGAGCATAAGAAGAAAAGGGGCAGTATTTAATCCTCCTTATCAAGTGCCTGAAACCGTTAAGCTTTTTGTAAGAGTAATAAATATAGTTATGCTTCCTGCTGCAGTTATAGTATTTGGGCTTATGTTATGGAGTTCCGACAAGAAAAGAAGACAGAAAATTTTTGAGAAGTTTAACAGCAAATCAGAATAA
- a CDS encoding pyridoxal phosphate-dependent aminotransferase: protein MYLSKRVQQLKASPIRRLNVYAEEAAKRGIKIHHLNIGQPDIETPKVFFDAIANCNMKTVKYEHSRGTKELIRKIQAYYERLGLHYEEDEIIITNGGSEAILLSLIAIFDEGDEMLVSEPYYANYNSFYDILNIKRNIIRTYAEDGFHLPSREIIEKSITKKTKGYLFSNPSNPTGVVSTKRELDDIAYLAKKHDFFVISDEVYREFVYGDKKAISFGSYNDIAENVIIIDSISKRFSACGARIGCIISKNKEFMEAIFKECQARLSVPTLEMIGASALYDLPADYFESSRKEYDNRRKILFEELTKMDGVFMREPEGAFYVLAKLPVKDAEDFAIWLLKDFNIDNETVMFAPAEGFYATAGLGKSEVRMCYVLDSKDLKKAMKILKEGLIKYKREVEK from the coding sequence ATGTATCTATCTAAAAGAGTACAGCAGCTTAAAGCTTCTCCTATAAGAAGGTTAAATGTTTATGCTGAGGAAGCTGCTAAAAGAGGAATAAAAATACATCATCTTAATATAGGGCAGCCTGATATAGAGACTCCCAAGGTATTTTTTGATGCCATCGCTAACTGCAATATGAAAACGGTTAAATATGAACATTCAAGAGGAACAAAAGAGTTAATCAGAAAAATTCAAGCATATTATGAAAGATTGGGACTTCATTATGAAGAAGATGAAATAATAATAACTAATGGCGGAAGTGAGGCGATACTTCTTAGTTTGATTGCCATATTTGATGAAGGCGATGAAATGTTGGTATCAGAACCTTATTATGCTAATTACAATAGCTTTTATGATATACTTAATATAAAAAGAAATATTATTAGAACTTATGCTGAAGATGGATTTCATTTGCCTAGCCGAGAGATAATAGAAAAAAGTATTACAAAAAAAACTAAGGGGTATTTATTTTCAAATCCTTCAAATCCTACTGGGGTTGTATCTACAAAAAGAGAATTAGATGATATAGCATATTTGGCTAAAAAACATGATTTTTTTGTTATAAGTGATGAAGTATATAGAGAATTTGTTTATGGGGATAAAAAGGCTATAAGTTTCGGCAGTTATAATGATATAGCTGAGAATGTTATTATAATAGATTCTATATCAAAAAGATTTTCTGCATGCGGGGCTAGGATAGGGTGTATAATTAGTAAGAATAAGGAGTTTATGGAGGCTATTTTTAAAGAATGTCAGGCTAGATTATCAGTACCTACGCTTGAAATGATAGGGGCATCTGCTTTATATGATTTGCCTGCTGATTATTTTGAATCTTCAAGAAAAGAATATGATAACAGAAGAAAGATTCTTTTTGAGGAGCTTACAAAAATGGACGGTGTGTTTATGAGAGAGCCTGAAGGGGCTTTTTATGTTCTTGCTAAACTTCCTGTTAAAGATGCTGAGGATTTTGCTATTTGGCTTCTTAAAGATTTCAATATTGATAATGAAACTGTTATGTTTGCTCCGGCAGAAGGTTTTTATGCTACTGCTGGATTGGGAAAGAGTGAGGTAAGAATGTGTTATGTGCTTGATTCAAAAGATTTAAAAAAGGCTATGAAGATTCTAAAAGAAGGTTTGATTAAATATAAAAGAGAAGTAGAAAAGTAA
- a CDS encoding pyridoxal phosphate-dependent aminotransferase: MDISKRIQRLKVSPVRKLNPYAEDAVKRGIKIYHLNVGQPDIETPKIFFEAVSKFREKTLKYEHSRGMKPLINKIQAYYDKLGVHYEEEDIVITSGGSEAISFAMLAIFDEGDEILVSEPLYANYKSFYDIYDIKYNAVRTYAEDGFHLPSREEIEKHITPKTKAFMLANPSNPTGVVYTKRELDDIAYIAKKYDLYIISDEVYREFVYGDRKAISFSTYKDLEDHVIIIDSISKRFSACGARVGCLISKNKKLMTAIFRECQARLCLPTLDMIGAAALYDLPDDYFDEALKEYDYRRKIIFEELATMEGVVTHEPEGAFYVLAKLPVKNAENFIIWLLKDFNINNETVMFAPAEGFYVTEGLGKNEVRISYALDSQDLKKSMHILREALIKYREIDK, from the coding sequence ATGGATATATCTAAAAGAATTCAGAGATTAAAGGTTTCCCCTGTTAGAAAATTGAACCCTTATGCTGAAGATGCTGTGAAAAGAGGTATAAAAATATATCATCTTAATGTAGGTCAGCCTGATATTGAAACACCAAAAATATTTTTTGAAGCGGTTTCTAAATTTCGTGAAAAAACTCTTAAATATGAACATTCAAGAGGTATGAAGCCTCTTATAAATAAAATTCAAGCATACTATGATAAATTAGGTGTTCATTATGAAGAAGAAGATATAGTAATTACTAGCGGAGGTTCTGAGGCTATATCTTTTGCTATGCTTGCTATATTTGATGAGGGTGATGAAATATTAGTATCTGAACCTTTATATGCTAATTATAAAAGCTTTTATGATATTTATGATATAAAATATAATGCTGTAAGAACTTATGCTGAAGACGGTTTCCATCTTCCTAGCCGTGAAGAGATAGAAAAACATATTACTCCTAAAACTAAAGCATTTATGCTTGCCAATCCTTCTAACCCTACAGGGGTTGTATATACTAAAAGAGAATTAGATGATATTGCTTATATTGCTAAGAAATATGATTTATATATTATAAGCGATGAAGTATATAGAGAATTTGTTTATGGAGATAGAAAAGCAATAAGTTTCAGTACTTATAAAGATTTAGAAGATCATGTTATTATAATTGACTCTATATCAAAAAGATTCTCAGCATGCGGAGCTAGGGTAGGCTGTCTTATAAGTAAAAATAAAAAGTTAATGACTGCTATATTTAGAGAATGTCAGGCTAGATTATGTCTTCCTACATTGGATATGATAGGTGCTGCAGCTTTATATGATTTGCCTGATGATTATTTTGATGAAGCTTTAAAAGAATACGATTATAGAAGAAAAATTATATTTGAAGAGCTTGCTACTATGGAGGGCGTTGTTACTCATGAGCCTGAGGGGGCTTTTTATGTTCTTGCCAAACTTCCTGTAAAAAATGCTGAAAACTTTATTATATGGCTTTTAAAAGATTTTAATATAAATAATGAGACTGTAATGTTTGCACCCGCGGAAGGCTTTTATGTTACTGAAGGATTAGGAAAAAATGAGGTTAGAATTTCCTATGCTTTAGATTCTCAAGATTTAAAGAAATCAATGCATATACTTAGAGAAGCGTTGATTAAATATAGGGAAATAGATAAATAA
- a CDS encoding tetratricopeptide repeat protein, giving the protein MVYKKKTYNKRLAKYKNIQMIVFILSIGALGLIAIISLNVAIIQGKVRLNSQIVDDYTLAKEYYNNKDYNKAKSILKKEIRNTIDPKKEYEANILLGKIYNETKDYDNAIKIFNTMTNSLYLDEQLKHNLGISYLKKEMYDEALVSLETSLSINSNYIPSLLTLGRFYMERDLPRLAKGYYERVLNLEENDEALFYVGLIALNEGFQSVAYDTLTKLVRRSKGEYADKAATILGDIYVISGDTDSAIEMYLKSLVNSDTKPDSIKRLVKIYEQVEDYDGIKKVYEQILEQNPNDVDTILALGELYEKENAYDRAIKYYLKLVKMKDYTNTYEAIGLLANAYYKGSMLKEAESNYKKIIMANNEDDLYKTALERLGDITYRQKDFMSSLKYYQEIYKIETNNAIFMPRLGELELYYGNSDKGIRLLKESIAEDVGNAFPSRTLAIYYESIGNNNEALNYYNYTLSKYPKDRESIYRAGMLYYKTKNYEKSKESLLIAANDENNTTLVRENAWITLATMMEEIRSYNDASAYYRQLVEMSPGVENYMLYGAFSYRRLQYNEAIYAYNEALNLAESKRDMFDINLVLGKCYYRMNELDNAEESYRNALSYDGGNSQAKDGLRQVLTKKELMYNN; this is encoded by the coding sequence ATGGTATACAAGAAAAAGACATACAATAAAAGATTGGCCAAATATAAAAACATTCAAATGATAGTTTTTATATTATCTATAGGGGCATTAGGTTTAATAGCTATAATATCTTTAAATGTAGCAATAATACAGGGAAAAGTAAGATTAAATTCTCAAATCGTAGATGATTATACTTTGGCTAAAGAATATTATAATAATAAAGATTATAATAAAGCCAAATCTATATTGAAAAAAGAAATAAGAAACACAATAGATCCTAAAAAAGAATATGAAGCTAATATACTTCTAGGAAAAATATATAATGAAACAAAAGATTATGATAATGCTATAAAAATATTTAATACTATGACAAATTCATTATATTTAGATGAGCAGTTAAAACATAATTTAGGAATATCATATCTTAAAAAAGAAATGTATGATGAAGCTTTAGTATCTTTAGAAACTTCATTATCAATAAACAGCAATTACATACCTAGTCTTCTCACATTGGGAAGATTTTATATGGAAAGAGATCTCCCTCGTTTGGCTAAAGGATATTATGAGAGAGTTTTAAATTTAGAAGAAAATGATGAGGCTTTATTTTATGTAGGATTAATAGCACTTAATGAAGGTTTCCAAAGTGTTGCTTATGATACTTTAACTAAATTAGTTAGAAGAAGCAAAGGCGAATATGCTGATAAAGCGGCTACAATATTAGGAGACATATATGTAATATCAGGAGATACTGACAGTGCTATAGAAATGTATTTGAAAAGTTTAGTTAATTCAGATACAAAGCCTGATTCTATAAAAAGACTTGTAAAAATATATGAGCAGGTTGAAGATTATGATGGTATAAAAAAAGTATATGAGCAGATATTAGAACAGAATCCTAATGATGTGGATACGATACTTGCATTGGGTGAATTATATGAAAAAGAAAATGCTTATGACAGGGCTATAAAATATTATTTAAAATTGGTAAAAATGAAAGATTATACCAATACTTATGAAGCTATAGGGCTGCTTGCTAATGCCTACTACAAAGGAAGCATGTTAAAAGAAGCAGAATCAAATTATAAAAAAATCATAATGGCTAACAATGAAGATGATTTATATAAAACTGCATTGGAAAGACTTGGAGATATAACATACAGACAAAAAGATTTTATGTCATCTTTAAAATACTATCAGGAAATATACAAGATAGAAACTAATAATGCAATATTTATGCCTAGACTCGGAGAATTGGAATTATATTATGGAAACTCCGATAAAGGAATAAGATTATTAAAAGAATCTATAGCTGAAGATGTAGGAAATGCCTTCCCTAGCAGAACATTAGCTATTTATTATGAAAGCATAGGTAATAATAATGAGGCACTAAATTATTATAATTATACTCTTTCTAAATACCCTAAAGACAGAGAAAGTATATACAGAGCAGGAATGCTTTATTATAAAACAAAAAATTATGAAAAATCAAAAGAATCATTACTCATAGCTGCTAATGATGAAAACAATACTACATTAGTAAGAGAAAATGCTTGGATAACATTGGCAACAATGATGGAAGAAATACGATCTTATAATGATGCTTCAGCCTATTACAGACAATTAGTAGAGATGTCTCCTGGTGTTGAAAATTACATGCTTTACGGAGCATTTTCTTATAGAAGACTTCAATATAATGAAGCTATATACGCCTATAATGAAGCTTTAAACTTGGCGGAATCAAAAAGGGATATGTTTGACATTAACTTAGTTTTAGGTAAATGTTATTACAGAATGAATGAACTTGATAATGCCGAAGAAAGTTATAGAAATGCTTTAAGCTATGACGGCGGTAATTCTCAGGCTAAAGATGGTTTAAGGCAGGTGCTTACTAAAAAAGAGCTTATGTATAATAATTAA
- the nusB gene encoding transcription antitermination factor NusB, giving the protein MSEEKDINNNNDTENTEALPRKAVKKKMIIKSKNKENIKDLDLSSYGARRQARIYAVMSLYSYEINDRKENIDEILNFDYDKKIPENIFAFTKTLVEGTINNLERIDNLIEKYSNNWDIKRIQYVDKSIIRMSIYSLIFLKDIPKSVVIDEAVEISKIFSDKDSYKFVNGILDGIQEKDIQ; this is encoded by the coding sequence ATGTCTGAAGAAAAAGATATAAATAATAACAATGATACTGAAAATACTGAAGCTCTCCCTAGAAAAGCTGTTAAGAAAAAAATGATAATAAAATCTAAAAATAAAGAAAATATCAAAGATTTGGATTTATCATCTTACGGAGCAAGAAGACAGGCTAGAATATATGCTGTTATGTCTTTATATTCCTATGAAATTAATGATAGAAAAGAAAATATAGATGAAATTCTTAATTTTGATTATGATAAAAAAATACCTGAAAATATATTCGCATTCACTAAAACTTTGGTAGAAGGAACTATAAATAATCTAGAAAGAATAGATAATTTAATAGAAAAATATTCTAATAATTGGGATATAAAAAGAATACAATATGTAGATAAATCAATTATTAGAATGTCAATATACTCACTAATATTTTTGAAAGATATACCTAAATCTGTAGTAATAGATGAGGCTGTAGAAATTTCTAAAATTTTTAGTGATAAAGATTCTTATAAATTTGTAAATGGGATTTTAGATGGTATACAAGAAAAAGACATACAATAA
- a CDS encoding RluA family pseudouridine synthase produces MNIEKEMSNYINPLYEDNHIIAAVKPPNIPTQGDITGDVSFFENVKDYIKIKYNKKGNVFLGLVHRLDRPVSGVIVFAKTSKAASRLSEAIRDRKFEKTYYAVVNGILLEKEGKLENYLIKKTNKLGNIAQVVFENTKNAKIAKLRYNVVKEDIIKNLSLLKIELETGRFHQIRVQLANIGHAIYGDRKYRSYIKYDRNDVPLALFAKSLKFPHPTKDEEIYVEADLPLYNPWNIFN; encoded by the coding sequence ATGAATATAGAAAAAGAAATGAGTAATTATATTAATCCGCTTTATGAGGATAATCATATAATAGCAGCAGTAAAGCCCCCTAATATACCTACACAAGGCGATATAACAGGTGATGTTTCTTTTTTTGAGAATGTTAAAGATTATATAAAAATAAAGTACAATAAAAAAGGAAATGTATTTTTAGGACTTGTGCATAGATTGGACAGACCTGTGTCAGGAGTAATAGTATTTGCCAAAACTTCAAAGGCTGCTTCAAGATTAAGCGAAGCTATAAGAGATAGAAAATTTGAAAAGACTTATTATGCCGTTGTTAATGGTATACTATTGGAAAAAGAAGGTAAGCTTGAAAATTATCTCATTAAGAAAACGAATAAATTGGGTAATATAGCTCAGGTTGTTTTTGAAAATACAAAAAATGCCAAAATAGCCAAATTAAGATATAATGTTGTAAAAGAGGATATAATAAAAAATTTAAGTTTGTTAAAAATAGAATTAGAAACAGGCAGATTCCATCAGATAAGAGTTCAGCTTGCTAATATAGGTCATGCTATATACGGCGATAGGAAGTACAGAAGTTATATAAAGTATGATAGAAATGATGTACCTTTGGCTTTATTTGCTAAAAGTCTTAAATTTCCTCATCCAACGAAAGATGAAGAAATATATGTTGAAGCGGATTTACCATTATATAATCCTTGGAATATATTTAATTAA